In the Leishmania panamensis strain MHOM/PA/94/PSC-1 chromosome 30 sequence genome, one interval contains:
- a CDS encoding hypothetical protein (TriTrypDB/GeneDB-style sysID: LpmP.30.2230), which yields MNEDAGGNSNGETNLVTAGMSPSRQLTAEEEAVLLAEYGFEEPYDNDVQWAAPSHFKSKMGDGHIFLTGAATDDKDAGDSPVTADSFQQGGTTPSRRGRHLVHRDPLRMYLHKNFPSLMLLDRTTPASLMETVTDVLDTLESRSKVNEAHGEQVERHTPTPPLIGFSRSPTLERHAAILRSGKEWARRASLAVQGASIAAMASHLFVSDHQEAPVTCCGDGSSTKAAGAPACTEDIEYRELIESTQQLLSKATEALATRSSLTCDSEAADMAHAVRELQERETLLTEDLLDEYYDRVGVLNDDEEEGEVMQLLCRAREGRARLCAALALRTDDSPVSDIRAEYAAVELVPSAADRDADARPLFSLTPRLPYLYAFELELPILQPVAAESLSASHENILLTQEKHPRILSATHAMPQVVDLPTDSPTEEEKSVSLPRLLMRNTEVLELIGNMELRDAQVQMAAVASREAYLRAYRTGSAARKGETQVRLQNDDRSAHGLAILPSFVQQLDVLLSPTREEQYFRHGTTQPPSLQPDTQVGFNDGTNAAQQQSGSSRGAATSVPLMNTSVEQIRWQAAVESFLVDREASEHHRMRIEDELVQREICAAADQLAEYVQQRSELEQSTLQSVARLHEVQNTAYAELLAAANKGRALAQQAQELRRLQETEKLTYTLIMEWEVQREQLLQDEALSIRSLRRDASDEAQRAQISTQRRLDDEIAAARNSMEELRTIFEQQRVWRGSITLQGEDDAAVAEKVVSLDEKTLRESRWYCWRVAPLLTERAALLRCITKQQKSLESVRTLLVEAEGHYRAHVKASSTSLDSNETPEKVMVLPENPPLMTEGGLSRGHAAAGARVLGADTFVRLLWPSLHAVVRNPQRAPQYLSKLMLSLEDLQQVDWDQLRHMNLSAAGPHQKPAGAVSVARLVKELDVSGNPLRHFDVVEALSTFSFLQSLSISHAQLHTLNSSGAMDTISNTHLRGAPKQHCTCSASATSSRSSHLRHVTAARNHALAAQVHLLFLDVSSNSLASLVPLSTIASSSLVCCTTTENELTDLDSLSGCVQLRELSAAHNRLTDMQAASTMPLLREVDVGNNKLAALTVGRKGGGDDATSNSLMLLSRLYASHNPLHALPSSQHAYLCLTQLFVNHAKLTSLSASSLGWFPMLTVLQAEGNEIADISGVQHCPRLQSLRLSRNRLASLSSLESLRCCTRLQVLDLTGNPCLAADSNDEQLAASVTRALYELVPSLEVLNNSPRAHAREQHQAPASPSTFALAPARKVEVGDFLDDGRHADATLAAIVSSSSRYLSTTPQLYREVFSALCWDAQIQHLLEVKMLREAYAQRPLNRAKGWELSAVAAAAAAGGVKNDGQPLVNRGAAAFAHVHGVTAAQIHTRTAEHLRRVEHFRLDAAAVSEWISLSNRLPLAKLPGSTGDDMLANTHVRNLSFEQQRQDYVGALARAYIAEWLHGRVLVRRARLELLCLRVAYRQSEARRQEAAAQRIQPVWRGAALRSRLRRFLHPEGAGSGAEVEAGDFPKVNVDDWLVENAAALAPVELLFHDVVESAPALIAVPFNVSATAATPVLSAITDASPLPVATTFTPLPPTVGRSHQTVVSGRLAPRSTGDDPPSSDVAETSQPKGSGGALVEQWGPLVAAQIRKKQHKSNRLHQQHLRTEFLQDPLRVKREVREDRAQQRTK from the coding sequence ATGAATGAGGACGCAGGTGGCAACAGTAATGGCGAGACGAACCTGGTCACCGCAGGGATGTCGCCTTCTCGGCAGCTGACAGCTGAGGAGGAAGCAGTTCTGCTGGCCGAGTACGGCTTCGAGGAGCCTTACGACAACGACGTTCAGTGGGCAGCACCGAGTCACTTTAAGTCGAAGATGGGCGACGGCCACATCTTTCTCACAGGTGCAGCGACCGACGATAAGGACGCCGGGGATAGCCCTGTCACAGCGGACTCCTTCCAGCAGGGCGGCACAACTCCGTCAAGGCGTGGTCGTCACCTTGTGCACAGGGACCCACTGCGAATGTATCTCCACAAGAATTTTCCCTCCCTTATGCTACTGGACAGGACGACACCAGCGTCGCTGATGGAGACCGTCACGGACGTCCTCGACACTCTCGAGAGCCGGAGCAAAGTCAATGAGGCACACGGAGAACAAGTGGAGCGCCACACACCAACGCCGCCACTTATCGGATTCAGCCGCTCTCCGACTCTGGAGCGGCATGCTGCTATCTTGCGAAGCGGAAAAGAGTGGGCGCGTCGTGCGAGTCTTGCAGTTCAAGGTGCTTCTATCGCGGCTATGGCATCGCACTTATTTGTGTCCGACCATCAGGAAGCACCTGTGACGTGCTGTGGCGACGGTTCTTCCACGAAAGCAGCTGGCGCGCCTGCGTGCACCGAGGACATCGAGTATCGTGAGCTCATTGAAtccacgcagcagcttctgTCAAAGGCAACGGAGGCGTTGGCAACACGCTCTTCTCTGACATGTGACAGTGAAGCAGCGGACATGGCGCATGCGGTGCGAGAGCTGCAAGAGCGTGAGACCCTACTTACTGAGGACCTGCTGGATGAGTATTACGACagggtgggggtgctgaatgatgacgaggaagaaggagaagttATGCAGCTGCTTTGCCGTGCGCGCGAGGGACGTGCACGACTCTGTGCGGCTCTGGCTCTGCGTACAGACGATTCCCCTGTAAGCGACATCCGTGCGGAGTATGCTGCAGTAGAGCTGGTACCGTCCGCAGCGGACCGCGACGCCGATGCACgacccctcttttccctaaCGCCCAGACTCCCGTATCTTTACGCATTCGAACTGGAACTGCCGATTTTGCAGCCGGTAGCTGCGGAGTCGCTCTCTGCAAGCCACGAGAATATTCTACTGACACAAGAGAAGCATCCTAGGATCCTCAGCGCAACGCACGCGATGCCACAGGTGGTGGATCTGCCGACCGACTCACCAactgaggaggagaagtcCGTATCGCTCCCACGACTCCTTATGAGAAACACAGAGGTACTCGAGTTGATTGGAAATATGGAGCTTCGTGATGCCCAGGTGCAGATGGCCGCTGTGGCCTCAAGAGAGGCATACTTGCGAGCGTATCGAAccggcagtgcagcacgaaagggagagacacaGGTAAGGCTGCAGAACGACGACCGCAGCGCACACGGCCTTGCGATTCTTCCGTCGTTTGTGCAGCAACTCGACGtactcctctcccccactcgAGAGGAGCAATATTTCCGTCATGGAACAACCCAGCCACCGTCACTCCAACCAGATACCCAGGTAGGCTTCAATGATGGCACCAACGCAGCTCAGCAGCAAAGTGGAAGTAGCCGTGGTGCAGCTACGTCGGTGCCGCTTATGAACACTTCGGTAGAACAAATTCGCTGGCAGGCAGCAGTGGAGTCATTTCTTGTAGACCGCGAGGCCagcgagcaccaccgcatGCGTATCGAGGATGAACTGGTGCAGCGCGAAAtttgcgccgctgcagatcAGCTCGCTGAGTAcgtacagcagcgcagtgaaCTTGAGCAGTCCACTCTGCAGTCCGTAGCGCGCCTTCACGAGGTTCAGAACACCGCATATGCAGAgctcctcgccgccgccaacaaGGGCAGGGCGCTGGCACAGCAGGCACAGGAGCTGCGGCGTTTACAAGAAACGGAAAAGCTGACTTACACACTCATCATGGAGTgggaggtgcagcgggaACAGTTGTTGCAAGATGAGGCACTATCGATTCGGTCGCTTCGTCGCGACGCGAGCGACGAAGCGCAGCGCGCCCAGATTTCCACTCAGCGACGCTTGGATGACGAGATAGCAGCTGCCAGGAACTCCATGGAGGAACTTCGCACCATCTTTGAACAGCAGCGTGTATGGCGAGGATCCATAACGCTGCAAGGCGAAGATGACGCAGCCGTTGCTGAAAAAGTGGTGTCCCTTGACGAGAAAACACTGCGGGAAAGCCGATGGTACTGCTGGCGCGTAGCACCGTTACTCACGGAACGTGCAGCattgctgcgctgcatcacAAAGCAACAAAAATCGCTGGAGAGCGTCCGTACTCTCCTAGTAGAGGCTGAAGGTCACTATCGCGCTCATGTCAAGGCGTCCTCTACGAGCCTCGATAGTAATGAAACCCCAGAGAAGGTGATGGTACTCCCCGAGAATCCGCCTCTGATGACGGAGGGCGGATTGTCCAGAGGGCATGCCGCCGCGGGTGCTCGAGTGCTGGGCGCCGACACATTTGTGCGGCTTCTCTGGCCCTCCCTCCACGCGGTGGTACGCAACCCTCAGCGAGCACCCCAATACCTCTCGAAGCTTATGCTTTCCCTCGAGGACCTGCAGCAAGTGGACTGGgaccagctgcgccacatgAACCTAAGCGCCGCAGGCCCACACCAGAAACCCGCAGGCGCGGTCTCAGTCGCGCGTCTGGTGAAGGAGTTGGATGTGAGCGGCAATCCACTGCGACACTTCGATGTGGTGGAGGCTCtcagcaccttctcctttttgcAGTCGCTCAGCATCtcgcacgcgcagctgcataCCCTCAACTCGTCCGGCGCTATGGACACCATCTCCAACACCCACCTGCGAGGAGCACCCAAGCAACATTGCACCTGTTCCGCCAGCGCTACCTCGTCTCGCTCCTCCCACCTGCGCCACGTGACAGCGGCGCGCAACcatgcgctggcggcgcaggtCCACCTGTTGTTTCTCGACGTCTCCTCCAATAGTCTAGCCTCACTCGTGCCGCTGAGTACGATAGCCTCTTCGTCCTTGGTTTGCTGCACGACCACAGAAAACGAACTGACTGACCTTGACTCTCTCAGTGGctgcgtgcagctgcgcgagttgtcagcagcgcacaaCAGATTGACTGATATGCAAGCTGCCAgcacgatgccgctgctccgAGAAGTGGACGTGGGGAACAACAAGCTTGCGGCGTTGACTgtaggaaggaagggaggtggAGACGACGCTACATCGAACTCCCTCATGTTGCTCAGTAGGCTGTACGCCTCGCACAATCCACTCCATGCGCTTCCATCGAGTCAGCACGCCTACCTCTGTTTAACACAGCTGTTTGTGAACCACGCCAAGCTCACCTCCCTTAGCGCTTCATCCCTGGGGTGGTTTCCGAtgctgacggtgctgcaggctgAGGGAAATGAGATTGCCGACATTAGTGgagtgcagcactgcccgCGCCTGCAGTCGCTGAGGCTATCGCGCAATCGGCTTGCTTCGCTAAGCTCACTAGAGTCGCTCAGGTGCTGCACGCGGCTGCAGGTGCTTGACCTCACAGGGAATCCGTGCCTTGCGGCAGATTCGAATGACGAGCAGCTTGCAGCGTCTGTGACTCGTGCGCTCTACGAGCTCGTGCCGTCTCTGGAAGTGCTAAACAACTCTCCtcgagcacacgcacgcgaaCAGCACCAAGCGCCCGCGTCCCCTTCCACATTTGCCCTTGCACCGGCAAGAAAGGTGGAGGTGGGTGACTTTCTTGACGATGGACGGCACGCCGACGCCACTCTTGCTGCGATCGTCAGCTCGTCGTCGCGATACCTCTCTACTACACCTCAGTTGTATCGCGAGGTCTTTTCTGCCCTGTGCTGGGATGCACAGATCCAGCATCTGCTGGAGGTGAagatgctgcgcgaggcATACGCACAGCGGCCGTTGAACCGCGCTAAGGGCTGGGAATtgagcgctgtcgctgctgccgcagcggccggtGGGGTGAAAAATGATGGTCAGCCGCTGGTGAAtcgtggtgcggcagcatTTGCGCATGTGCATGGGGTAACGGCAGCACAAATCCACACTCGCACAGCGGAGCACCTCCGTCGTGTAGAACACTTCCGGCTAgatgccgcggcggtgtCTGAGTGGATCAGCCTGTCTAACCGTCTCCCTTTAGCAAAGCTTCCTGGGTCAACGGGAGACGACATGCtagcaaacacacacgtgcgtaaCCTCTCcttcgagcagcagcggcaggactATGTTGGGGCTCTTGCTCGTGCATACATTGCTGAGTGGCTGCACGGTCGCGTACTCGTTCGACGGGCTCGCCTCGAGCTGCTCTGTTTACGGGTCGCGTATCGGCAGTCGGAGGCTCGCCGGCAAGAGGCCGCTGCCCAGCGCATCCAGCCGGTCTGGcgtggcgcggcgctgcgttCGCGACTTCGGCGCTTTTTGCACCCAGAGGgggccggcagcggcgctgaggtTGAAGCTGGTGACTTTCCAAAGGTCAACGTGGACGACTGGCTCGTCGAgaatgctgctgcgctggcgccggtggagctgctcttTCATGACGTGGTGGAATCGGCGCCTGCTCTCATTGCCGTGCCGTTCAACGTTTCGGCGACGGCCGCCACGCCCGTTTTATCGGCAATCACTGACGCATCGCCACTGCCagtcgccaccaccttcactcCTCTACCCCCAACAGTTGGACGGTCTCACCAAACGGTGGTCAGCGGCCGCCTTGCACCGCGAAGCACCGGGGACGATCCGCCGAGTAGTGATGTAGCGGAGACCAGCCAGCCAaagggcagcggtggggccCTGGTGGAGCAGTGGGGCCCTCTTGTAGCGGCGCAGATTCGCAAGAAGCAGCACAAATCTAATCGgttgcaccagcagcacctgcgcacgGAGTTCCTACAGGATCCGTTGCGTGTTAAGCGGGAGGTACGAGAGGAtcgtgcgcagcagcggactAAGTAG
- a CDS encoding tubulin-tyrosine ligase-like protein (TriTrypDB/GeneDB-style sysID: LpmP.30.2240) has translation MLRHRWSLCAAAVTAAAGKAGELANSYPSKSPSSLTHAVESVLPMPVYLKPSSSPHRKASFYFPRMREKCPPGYAFQPSSLGTALPLFSITSSSCEYYALRLPLLKAGFRRVPAEALDVASNLVWGRSMPFCEMLRNRQSVPLLDFTSASMPEQAAYVEKFRLIHTHQRHNHFPLSHANLGCKRGMAANLRRAFKDAMQYASTPGGREAVQTRYNYMPRTWFYPQERESLVAAMRAAQSNQHFIWKPARGSCGRGILISQGGAVHALSWERIMADIEGKAASKETRRLFSSYVVQEYIENPLLIAGRKMDLRLYVAVTSYDPLTVYWHEEGLVRFAAESYTDLTSTPSSRIDVSGVGAGEETLLPGSLAGSAGCDSDASCNKRNRSGRAALSDQCITHVHDRFRHLTNYSVGRRYVAMQYQGRAVLSLPEEDSAVDGDATLAECAAVAPELKWSLQRLWDYIDARSESTPTSLAGVVTPTRRPSDAVREEIAQLITRTLIAVRPVISDAIRRVPMPGSYFELYGFDVMLDADLNPFLIEVNTLPSLESSSAFDYATKTNVTADLLNLVMLEPFERNMTPGSTLWSSSQLREELHRPLTAKERGVFHAAEMSDAHRTACGSVERTREDVELRIKDELAYARGFHRIFPAKPLSGSSSERVEAGSSASFSGLSAPSTLPQPLDSLAMCPSYLADMRAYELQGLLTEKDSWALVS, from the coding sequence ATGCTCCGTCATCGCTGGAGTCTCTGTGCCGCGGCGGTTACCGCGGCGGCTGGAAAGGCAGGTGAGTTGGCCAACAGCTACCCCTCTAAATCGCCGTCGTCCCTCACGCATGCCGTGGAGTCTGTTTTGCCGATGCCGGTGTACTTGAAGCCGTCAAGCAGCCCACACCGCAAGGCTAGTTTTTATTTTCCCCGCATGCGTGAGAAATGCCCCCCTGGCTATGCGTTTCAGCCCAGCTCGCTCGGTACTGCCTTGCCACTGTTCAGCATCACATCTTCCTCGTGCGAGTACTACGCCTTacggctgccgctcttgAAGGCTGGGTTCCGCCGTGTTCCTGCGGAGGCTCTTGACGTGGCGAGCAACCTCGTGTGGGGACGCTCCATGCCGTTCTGCGAGATGCTTCGCAACCGCCAGTCGGTCCCTCTCCTCGACTTCACCTCCGCTAGTATGCCTGAGCAGGCAGCCTACGTTGAGAAGTTTCGCCTGATACACACCCACCAACGGCACAACCACTTCCCGCTGAGCCACGCCAACCTCGGCTGCAAGCGAGGGATGGCGGCAAATCTACGCCGCGCCTTCAAGGATGCCATGCAATACGCCTCCACACCAGGAGGCCGGGAGGCAGTGCAGACACGCTACAACTATATGCCACGGACCTGGTTCTATCCACAGGAGCGGGAGAGCCTGGTGGCTGCTATGAGGGCGGCTCAGAGCAACCAGCACTTCATATGGAAGCCTGCTCGGGGCAGCTGTGGCCGCGGCATCTTAATTTCTCagggcggcgcggtgcacgCGCTCTCATGGGAGCGCATTATGGCAGACATCGAGGGCAAGGCAGCCTCTAAGGAAACACGGAGACTCTTCAGCAGCTACGTGGTGCAGGAGTACATTGAAAACCCTCTTCTCATTGCGGGTCGTAAGATGGATCTGCGGCTGTACGTCGCTGTCACCTCGTACGACCCACTCACCGTCTACTGGCACGAGGAGGGGCTGGTACGCTTTGCCGCTGAGTCGTACACCGACTTGACTAGCACACCATCGTCGCGCATCGATGTGAGCGGCGTGGGGGCGGGAGAGGAGACCCTTTTACCAGGTTCGCTGGCTGGTAGCGCTGGATGCGACAGCGACGCTTCTTGCAATAAGAGAaaccgcagcggcagggcgGCTCTGTCAGATCAGTGCATAACGCACGTGCATGACCGTTTCCGTCACCTGACGAACTACTCGGTCGGAAGACGTTACGTTGCCATGCAGTACCAGGGCCGTGCGGTGCTATCCTTGCCGGAGGAAGACAGCGCGGTTGACGGGGATGCAACTCTCGCAGAAtgcgctgcagtcgcgcCTGAACTCAAATGGTCGCTTCAGCGACTGTGGGACTACATTGATGCTCGTAGTGAAAGCACACCGACGAGCCTAGCAGGGGTGGTGACACCGACTCGCCGCCCCTCCGATGCGGTGCGCGAAGAAATCGCTCAGCTGATTACACGTACCCTGATTGCGGTGCGGCCGGTCATCAGCGACGCCATCCGACGCGTGCCGATGCCGGGCAGCTATTTTGAACTCTACGGCTTCGATGTCATGCTCGACGCGGACCTCAACCCGTTTCTCATTGAAGTCAACACGCTGCCATCGCTTGAGAGTAGCTCGGCGTTCGACTACGCCACCAAGACAAATGTGACGGCCGATCTGCTCAATTTGGTCATGCTGGAGCCGTTCGAGCGAAACATGACACCGGGCAGCACGCTCTGGAGCTCGTCCCAGCTGCGTGAGGAACTACACCGACCTCTCACAGCAAAGGAGCGTGGGGTTTTTCACGCAGCTGAGATGAGTGACGCTCATAGAACTGCTTGCGGCAGTGTCGAACGAACTCGCGAGGACGTGGAGCTGCGCATAAAGGACGAACTCGCTTACGCCCGCGGCTTCCACCGCATCTTCCCTGCGAAGCCGCTTTCAGGCTCGTCTTCAGAGAGGGTAGAAGCGGGAAGCTCAGCCAGCTTCTCAGGCTTGTCAGCACCTTCGACTCTGCCCCAGCCACTGGACTCGTTGGCGATGTGCCCCTCCTACCTGGCGGACATGCGTGCCTATGAGCTGCAGGGCCTTCTCACCGAAAAGGATAGTTGGGCGTTGGTGTCGTGA
- a CDS encoding ATP-dependent DEAD/H DNA helicase recQ family-like protein (TriTrypDB/GeneDB-style sysID: LpmP.30.2250), protein MSMNQVGFLHTQKRTRRDLLDCPMGGSRASDNVLISDASHGIAASLVSESNLALSKTLASSSAPPPAQSADSADDVSYLEQMLTEILDAAKTFASTIKEPSSASTQRDGDTLPACAYLLRTYFHFDTGAFKAHQQEVCLSILAGVNTLAVCPTGWGKSLCYQFPILVHRLLFECRYTRWCRQAAAATSALQQSSETAVKEGLIGSTSDAGPLPSTGLPAHLFSRFCVVVSPLLALMEDQAEKVNAIAHLNAFVLSSKVAADREAEVLAKLESPLCPLDVLFVSPEKFIASVALRRLLQSQAHRLALLCVDEVHCVSGWAYDFRPTFMYVSRVLRSPLLAYPAANAPEASPLMCARESLAAVPYLCLTATATKAVMQDIQASFGIAWTVTCGNQWRSNLELQVVDLVERHASFHHLPPASGDAAEAREPSARVLQDALLEAVQQLPKPMIVYVQSRADADALSGLLSSKCGQSHSPASGSRHGVFHVAPYPFPREQRSSVDQTESEDRGENSNEEHTDAPRGAETAVVIRSYHAALTRAMRSATQRQFLHGKIDVLVATIAFGMGVDKVNIRSVIHASAPSSIEGYVQEIGRAGRDGAPSICRLLYNPFDFYTLRCRLWGALLSPSEMHSIVCAILSGSTTHVGQRLMLVSVSTLSAELGFSEEVIETVIFLLLTATGVGASLADGLSTCAAPSRVPSPFKAVLGSYPLGYKVLRVQEEAERDRDPELASSAINATLHNRATPLKRRRTGARVAVGGSSTAAGVGLLLRQLGATDAVLELCRVSPNMLNQIEMANRLSMPLGEFQQRMQDLVETGIVTVAKYGTPSALLLELADTFTEAASPTSQQALASHLLALHRGRLDAQVAGLRRMFGVLQHPTHKAIAEELSREPESCRTALESDHLAWRPPGRVMGKVKAVSLVNAFVEENRLRIHSTYEALRTLMGIRPRSLIQHGKYAGQLPLAQSWYVNSPYFGALRTFELSWVLQVLAPHHLDTPFRDE, encoded by the coding sequence ATGTCCATGAACCAGGTGGGCTTTTTGCACACCCAAAAGCGCACCAGACGAGACCTACTTGATTGTCCTATGGGCGGTTCTCGTGCGTCGGACAACGTGCTCATCAGCGACGCTTCTCACGGCATCGCAGCATCACTTGTTTCGGAATCAAACTTGGCGCTCTCGAAGACGCTCGCATCGTcatcagcacctcctcctgcgcaaaGTGCTGACTCGGCAGATGATGTAAGCTATCTCGAACAGATGCTCACAGAGATCCTGGACGCTGCAAAGACGTTCGCGAGCACCATCAAGGAGCCGTCGTCCGCCTCAACGCAACGCGACGGAGACACGCTTCCGGCATGCGCGTACCTGCTGCGCACCTACTTCCATTTTGACACTGGTGCCTTCAAGGCTCATCAGCAAGAGGTGTGCCTCTCCATTCTCGCTGGCGTCAACACGCTCGCCGTATGCCCCACCGGCTGGGGGAAGTCGCTTTGCTACCAGTTTCCCATTCTTGTCCATCGTCTACTCTTTGAATGCCGCTACACACGGTGGTGCCGgcaagctgctgcggcaacgTCAGCACTACAGCAGTCAAGCGAGACGGCGGTGAAGGAAGGGCTGATAGGAAGCACGAGTGATGCCGGTCCTCTGCCGAGCACCGGTCTACCAGCGCACCTTTTCAGCCGCTTCTGCGTTGttgtctctcctctcctggCGCTGATGGAGGACCAGGCAGAAAAAGTCAACGCGATTGCTCACTTGAACGCCTTTGTGCTCTCATCGAAAGTGGCTGCTGACcgagaggcagaggtgctTGCCAAGCTCGAGTCTCCGCTCTGCCCACTCGACGTCCTGTTCGTGTCGCCGGAGAAGTTCATTGCGAGTGTCGCGCTACGGCGCCTCCTGCAGTCCCAGGCGCACCGGCTGGCGCTTCTATGCGTGGACGAGGTGCACTGTGTGTCTGGCTGGGCCTACGACTTCCGGCCCACCTTCATGTACGTCAGCCGCGTTCTGCGGAGCCCATTACTTGCCTACCCAGCAGCGAATGCACCCGAGGCGTCACCGTTGATGTGCGCGAGGGAGtcgctggcagcggtgccgtaTCTGTGCCTCACCGCGACTGCCACCAAGGCAGTCATGCAAGACATCCAAGCAAGCTTCGGTATTGCGTGGACAGTCACGTGCGGCAATCAGTGGCGTTCGAATCTGGAGCTGCAGGTGGTAGACCTAGTCGAGCGCCACGCGTCGtttcaccacctccctccaGCGTCGGGCGACGCTGCCGAGGCTCGTGAGCCGTCTGCGCGAGTGCTACAGGACGCGCTCCTCGAGGCGGTGCAACAGTTGCCGAAGCCGATGATTGTTTACGTGCAAAGCCGTGCAGATGCAGACGCATTGTCGGGACTCCTTTCCTCCAAATGTGGGCAGTCACACTCGCCGGCGTCGGGAAGTCGCCATGGGGTCTTCCACGTAGCGCCGTATCCTTTTCCACGCGAGCAACGCAGCTCAGTTGATCAGACGGAAAGCGAAGACAGGGGGGAGAACTCCAATGAGgagcacacagacgcaccacGCGGCGCGGAGACCGCAGTCGTGATTCGCTCCTACCACGCGGCGTTGACACGGGCAATGCGAAGCGCTACCCAGCGGCAGTTTCTTCACGGCAAGATCGACGTATTGGTGGCCACGATTGCGTTTGGCATGGGCGTCGACAAGGTCAACATCCGCAGCGTCATCCATGCCTCTGCACCCAGCTCGATAGAGGGCTACGTGCAGGAGATTGGTCGGGCGGGTCGCGACGGTGCGCCAAGCATCTGCCGTCTCCTGTACAACCCGTTCGACTTCTACACCCTCCGGTGCCGACTGTGGGGCGCGTTGCTCTCGCCATCCGAGATGCATTCCATTGTGTGTGCAATCTTATCGGGCTCCACCACCCACGTCGGGCAGCGACTCATGCTCGTTTCTGTATCCACTCTTTCAGCAGAACTGGGCTTTAGCGAGGAGGTCATCGAAACGGTTATTTTCCTGCTGCTCACTGCAACCGGCGTCGGTGCTTCACTTGCTGACGGTTTATCTACATGTGCAGCCCCATCCCGTGTACCATCCCCCTTCAAGGCCGTTTTAGGTTCTTACCCGCTCGGCTACAAGGTTCTACGGGTCcaggaagaggcagagagggaccGTGACCCGGAACTGGCAAGCTCAGCCATCAACGCCACACTCCACAACAGAGCAACGCCCCTGAAGCGACGACGCACTGGTGCCAGAGTGGCAGTAGGTGGCTCTtctaccgctgctggcgtggGTCTTCTTCTTCGGCAGCTCGGCGCCACTGATGCAGTTCTGGAGCTGTGCCGCGTGTCACCAAACATGTTGAACCAGATCGAAATGGCGAATAGGCTTTCGATGCCGCTTGGTGAGTTTCAGCAACGTATGCAGGACCTTGTTGAAACTGGCATCGTGACCGTTGCCAAGTATGGCACGCCGTCAGCTCTGCTTCTAGAATTGGCAGACACTTTCACTGAGGCAGCGAGCCCCACTTCTCAGCAGGCTCTCGCCTCGCATCTTTTAGCTCTTCATCGCGGTCGTCTCGATGCGCAGGTGGCCGGACTGCGGCGGATGTTCGGTGTATTACAGCATCCAACCCACAAGGCCATCGCTGAAGAGCTGAGCAGGGAGCCGGAGTCGTGCAGGACGGCGCTTGAGAGCGATCACCTCGCATGGAGACCGCCAGGTCGAGTAATGGGcaaggtgaaggcggtgtCCCTAGTGAACGCCTTTGTGGAGGAAAATCGCCTCCGTATCCACTCCACCTACGAGGCGCTACGTACTTTGATGGGAATTCGCCCAAGGAGTCTCATCCAGCATGGCAAGTACGCGGGTCAGCTCCCGCTGGCGCAGAGCTGGTACGTGAACTCACCGTACTTTGGGGCACTGCGCACCTTTGAGCTGTCTTGGGTGCTTCAGGTTCTTGCACCTCACCACCTCGACACACCGTTCCGTGATGAGTGA